One Cupriavidus taiwanensis DNA window includes the following coding sequences:
- a CDS encoding tripartite tricarboxylate transporter substrate-binding protein, which translates to MWNKQAAIRAATLCIGSAIFVTSGAARAEYPEKPVTLVVPFVAGGPSDKIARDVAESLRKTIGTTVVVENTAGAGGTIGTARVARAAPDGYTLLVHHIGLATAPALYKKLGYKTSDLEFLGLINEAPSTLIGKTALPPNNLPELKTFIAANGAKLNLANAGVGSASHLCSLLLQSTLKSDMTFVPYKGTAPAMSDLLGGQVDLLCEQATNSTPQIEARKVKAFGVTSPQRSTVPALAGLPTLHEAGLPGFSFTVWHAMYAPRGTPPAVLEKINKALRAALKDPALIEREEALGITVVTDDRLSPAGHKKFFNEEADRWAKVITGAGIQPE; encoded by the coding sequence ATGTGGAACAAGCAAGCGGCTATCCGCGCCGCCACCCTATGCATTGGCAGCGCTATCTTCGTCACATCCGGCGCCGCCCGTGCCGAATATCCGGAGAAGCCCGTCACCCTGGTTGTCCCGTTCGTGGCCGGCGGCCCGAGCGACAAGATCGCACGAGACGTCGCCGAATCGCTGCGAAAAACAATCGGCACCACGGTGGTCGTCGAGAATACCGCTGGTGCCGGCGGCACCATCGGCACGGCTCGCGTCGCGCGGGCGGCCCCGGATGGCTATACGTTGCTGGTCCACCATATCGGCCTGGCGACGGCGCCCGCGTTGTACAAGAAACTCGGCTACAAGACCTCGGACCTGGAATTCCTGGGGCTGATCAACGAGGCCCCGTCGACGCTGATCGGCAAGACCGCGCTGCCCCCCAACAACCTGCCGGAACTCAAGACGTTCATTGCCGCGAATGGCGCCAAGCTGAATCTGGCCAATGCCGGGGTGGGCTCGGCCTCGCACCTCTGTAGCCTGCTGCTGCAAAGCACGCTGAAAAGCGACATGACCTTCGTCCCGTACAAGGGCACGGCGCCCGCAATGTCCGACCTCCTGGGCGGGCAGGTCGATCTGCTGTGCGAGCAGGCCACCAACAGTACGCCGCAGATTGAAGCCCGGAAGGTCAAGGCATTTGGGGTGACAAGCCCCCAACGCTCGACGGTGCCGGCCCTGGCGGGTCTTCCGACACTCCATGAGGCCGGCCTGCCCGGGTTCAGCTTTACCGTATGGCACGCCATGTATGCCCCGCGCGGCACGCCGCCGGCCGTGCTCGAAAAGATCAACAAGGCCCTGCGCGCAGCGCTGAAGGACCCGGCGCTGATCGAACGCGAGGAGGCATTGGGCATCACGGTTGTCACTGACGACCGTCTCTCGCCGGCCGGCCACAAGAAGTTCTTTAACGAAGAAGCGGACCGGTGGGCGAAAGTCATCACCGGCGCCGGCATTCAGCCGGAGTGA
- a CDS encoding Bug family tripartite tricarboxylate transporter substrate binding protein — protein MQRRTLLKSALAFSATLAATLAVPGLEALAQGGSGKPVRLILPISAGSGVDTIARAAGPALGKAFGQPVVIENLPGAGGITGAAAVVKAQPDGSTLGLVSNNHVINPSVFRTMPFDAIRDVTPISVIGTTPLVLVVNPRVPAKNVKELVALLKAKPDAYNYASSGNGTIIHLAGEMFLDEAGVTARHVPYKGTGPMVNDLLAGQVEMGVVALNAVAPHLKAGTLRAIGLCGDQRTPAAPDIATIAEQGLPRYNVAGWFAVIGPAGMPAAEVRRTHDAFARAFTSPEVLEAMKKQGTVIAPGTPEAAAAFFRSEAARYAALVKKANVKVE, from the coding sequence ATGCAACGCCGCACCCTGCTCAAGTCCGCGCTGGCATTTTCCGCCACGCTTGCCGCCACTCTTGCCGTTCCCGGCCTCGAAGCACTGGCCCAGGGCGGATCCGGCAAGCCCGTGCGCCTGATCCTGCCGATCAGCGCCGGCTCCGGCGTCGATACCATCGCGCGCGCCGCCGGCCCGGCGCTGGGCAAGGCCTTCGGCCAGCCGGTGGTGATCGAGAACCTGCCCGGCGCCGGCGGCATCACCGGCGCCGCCGCGGTGGTCAAGGCCCAGCCCGACGGCAGCACGCTCGGGCTGGTGTCGAACAACCACGTGATCAACCCGAGCGTGTTCCGCACCATGCCGTTCGACGCGATCAGGGACGTCACGCCGATCAGCGTGATCGGCACCACGCCGCTGGTGCTGGTGGTCAATCCCAGGGTGCCGGCGAAGAACGTGAAGGAACTGGTGGCGCTGCTCAAGGCGAAGCCCGACGCCTACAACTACGCGTCGTCTGGCAACGGCACCATCATCCACCTGGCGGGCGAGATGTTCCTGGACGAGGCCGGCGTCACGGCGCGCCACGTCCCGTACAAGGGCACCGGCCCGATGGTCAACGACCTGCTCGCCGGGCAGGTGGAAATGGGCGTGGTCGCGCTCAACGCGGTCGCGCCGCACCTGAAGGCCGGCACGCTGCGCGCGATCGGCCTGTGCGGCGACCAGCGCACGCCCGCCGCGCCGGACATTGCCACCATCGCCGAACAGGGCTTGCCGCGCTACAACGTCGCCGGCTGGTTCGCCGTCATCGGCCCGGCCGGCATGCCGGCGGCGGAAGTCAGGCGCACGCACGATGCCTTTGCCAGGGCCTTCACCTCGCCGGAAGTGCTGGAAGCGATGAAGAAGCAGGGCACGGTGATCGCGCCCGGCACGCCCGAGGCCGCCGCCGCGTTCTTCCGCAGCGAAGCCGCGCGCTACGCCGCGCTGGTGAAGAAGGCCAACGTCAAGGTCGAATAG
- a CDS encoding DUF427 domain-containing protein — protein sequence MPGKPVKTPGPDHPIAITPTAGRVVVKVAGLTIADSDAALTLQEAGYAPVQYLPRAHVDMAQLARTAHATYCPYKGDCSYFSIAAGGERSRNAVWSYEAPHAAVAAIGSYLAFYPDRVDSIEIVRS from the coding sequence ATGCCAGGCAAGCCCGTCAAGACCCCCGGCCCCGACCACCCCATCGCCATCACGCCGACCGCCGGCAGGGTGGTGGTCAAGGTGGCCGGCCTCACCATTGCCGACAGCGATGCCGCGCTGACCCTGCAGGAAGCGGGCTATGCACCTGTGCAGTACCTGCCGCGCGCGCATGTCGACATGGCGCAGCTGGCGCGCACCGCGCACGCCACCTACTGTCCGTACAAGGGCGATTGCAGCTACTTCTCGATTGCCGCCGGCGGCGAGCGTTCGCGCAACGCGGTGTGGAGCTATGAGGCGCCGCACGCCGCGGTCGCCGCGATCGGTTCGTACCTGGCGTTCTATCCGGACCGCGTCGACAGCATCGAGATCGTCAGGAGCTAA
- a CDS encoding LysR family transcriptional regulator, which translates to MRDLDLTTLRLFVAVCETRNMARAGEQEHIVASAISKRLAQLEQTVGATLLERRRRGVIPTPAGEIVLAHARAMLAAADRVARDMADYGSGVRGQVRLLATVSTMAESLPDDIAAFMQLPEHRDVRVTIEESLSSEVVRALRDGSAPLGICWDAADLEGFQTRPYRADHLAAVVYPGHPLARADTCRFEDTLDYDQIAMPAQTAVQIMLARYAAIQGRRIAHRAVVSTFDAALRCVRAQLGIVIIPAEIATLVATAFGLRVIPLRDGWARRRFAICCRDFSLLSPAAQLLVQFLEDAAAKEAAAPVAMSTQARARRKR; encoded by the coding sequence ATGCGAGACCTCGACCTCACCACGCTGCGCCTGTTCGTCGCCGTCTGCGAAACCCGCAACATGGCGCGCGCCGGCGAACAGGAACATATCGTCGCTTCGGCCATCAGCAAGCGCCTGGCGCAGCTGGAGCAGACCGTCGGCGCCACGCTGCTGGAACGCCGGCGCCGCGGCGTGATCCCTACCCCCGCCGGCGAAATCGTGCTGGCGCATGCGCGCGCCATGCTGGCCGCGGCCGACCGCGTCGCGCGCGACATGGCCGACTACGGCTCCGGCGTGCGCGGGCAGGTGCGATTGCTCGCGACCGTATCGACCATGGCGGAATCGCTGCCGGACGACATCGCCGCCTTCATGCAACTGCCCGAGCACCGCGACGTGCGCGTGACCATCGAGGAGAGCCTGAGCAGCGAGGTGGTGCGCGCATTGCGCGACGGCAGCGCGCCGCTGGGCATCTGCTGGGACGCGGCCGACCTGGAGGGCTTCCAGACCCGCCCCTACCGCGCCGACCATCTCGCCGCCGTGGTCTATCCCGGGCACCCGCTGGCGCGGGCGGATACCTGCCGCTTCGAAGACACGCTGGACTACGACCAGATCGCCATGCCGGCGCAGACCGCGGTGCAGATCATGCTGGCGCGCTATGCCGCGATCCAGGGCCGCCGCATCGCGCATCGCGCCGTGGTGTCGACCTTCGACGCCGCGCTGCGCTGCGTGCGCGCGCAACTCGGCATCGTCATCATCCCGGCCGAGATCGCCACGCTGGTGGCCACGGCCTTTGGCCTGCGCGTGATCCCGCTGCGCGACGGCTGGGCGCGGCGGCGCTTTGCCATCTGCTGCCGCGACTTCTCGCTGCTGTCGCCGGCGGCGCAGCTGCTGGTGCAGTTCCTTGAGGACGCCGCGGCGAAGGAAGCGGCCGCGCCCGTTGCCATGTCCACGCAGGCGCGCGCGCGGCGCAAGCGGTAA
- a CDS encoding MHYT domain-containing protein codes for MDAGQPAAPPDPRAPPAVVPPAPPTPQVVPTGYRQGIITAITVLLGFSLGFWRFWGFEAPGEWDWRSLLAAVSLLVAVVLQIVALFRALRVEDDAVPEYRRTVRCFIASAIALVIGLAAAMVDAALED; via the coding sequence ATGGATGCTGGCCAGCCCGCCGCCCCGCCTGACCCGCGCGCCCCGCCCGCCGTGGTTCCCCCGGCGCCGCCCACGCCGCAAGTGGTCCCCACCGGCTATCGCCAGGGCATCATCACCGCCATCACCGTGCTGCTGGGCTTTTCGCTGGGGTTCTGGCGCTTCTGGGGCTTTGAAGCCCCGGGCGAATGGGACTGGCGCTCGCTGCTTGCGGCGGTGTCGCTGCTGGTCGCGGTGGTGCTGCAGATCGTCGCGCTGTTCCGTGCGCTGCGCGTCGAAGACGATGCGGTGCCCGAGTACCGCAGGACGGTGCGATGCTTTATCGCCTCCGCCATTGCGCTGGTGATCGGCCTGGCCGCGGCGATGGTCGACGCGGCGCTGGAGGATTAG
- a CDS encoding hydroxymethylglutaryl-CoA lyase, translated as MTHPFPRQAVIREVGLRDGLQSIRTILPTASKLAWIRGAHAAGLRELEVGSFVPARLLPQLADTAELVAFARTLPGLFTSVLVPNLRGAQDALDSGADLMIVPLSASHAHSLANLRKTPDEVVAEVARIRAARDASGASTLIEGGVGTAFGCTLQGHVDAEEVLRLMQALLDAGADRVSLADTVGYADPRSVRELFSRAVDIAGERFWCGHFHDTRGLGLANVCAALDAGVTRFDACLAGIGGCPHAPGASGNVAAEDLAYLLGSMGIGTGIDIGRLLALREDVAGWLRDETLHGTLWRAGLPKTYAARPAAITA; from the coding sequence ATGACCCACCCCTTCCCCCGCCAGGCCGTCATCCGCGAAGTCGGCTTGCGCGACGGCCTGCAAAGCATTCGCACCATCCTGCCCACCGCCAGCAAGCTCGCGTGGATCCGCGGCGCGCACGCCGCCGGCCTGCGCGAACTGGAAGTCGGTTCCTTCGTCCCCGCGCGGCTGCTGCCGCAGCTGGCCGATACCGCCGAACTGGTCGCGTTCGCGCGCACGCTGCCGGGCTTGTTCACCTCGGTGCTGGTTCCCAACCTGCGCGGCGCGCAGGATGCGCTGGACAGCGGCGCCGACCTGATGATCGTGCCGCTGTCGGCCAGCCATGCGCACAGCCTCGCCAACCTGCGCAAGACGCCCGATGAAGTCGTTGCCGAAGTGGCGCGCATCCGCGCCGCGCGCGATGCCAGCGGCGCCAGCACGCTGATCGAAGGCGGCGTCGGTACCGCATTCGGCTGCACGCTGCAGGGCCATGTCGATGCCGAGGAAGTGCTGCGGCTGATGCAGGCGCTGCTCGATGCCGGCGCCGATCGCGTCAGCCTGGCTGATACCGTCGGCTATGCCGATCCGCGCAGCGTCCGCGAGCTGTTCTCGCGTGCCGTCGATATCGCCGGCGAGCGCTTCTGGTGCGGCCATTTCCATGACACGCGCGGGCTCGGGCTGGCCAATGTCTGTGCCGCGCTCGACGCCGGCGTGACCCGCTTCGACGCGTGCCTGGCCGGCATCGGCGGCTGCCCGCATGCGCCCGGCGCCAGCGGCAACGTGGCCGCCGAAGACCTGGCCTACCTGCTCGGCAGCATGGGTATCGGGACCGGCATCGATATCGGCCGCCTGCTGGCGCTGCGCGAAGACGTGGCCGGCTGGCTGCGCGACGAGACCCTGCACGGCACGCTGTGGCGCGCCGGCCTGCCCAAGACCTACGCGGCCCGGCCCGCGGCCATCACTGCCTGA
- a CDS encoding gamma carbonic anhydrase family protein — MTLYKLGGLAPAIAGNAFVAAEATIIGRAQLAEHVSIWPGAVIRADNEPVTIGAGSNIQEGAVLHTDPGCPLVLGAGVTVGHQAMLHGCTVGDGALIGIQAVILNKASIGAQSLVAAGALVTEGKQFPPRSLILGSPAKAVRELTDDEVRNLRANAEDYARRAAHYRTALEKIG, encoded by the coding sequence ATGACTCTCTACAAACTTGGCGGGCTCGCGCCTGCCATCGCCGGCAACGCCTTTGTCGCGGCCGAAGCCACCATCATCGGCCGCGCGCAACTGGCCGAGCACGTGTCGATCTGGCCCGGTGCCGTGATCCGCGCCGACAACGAGCCGGTGACAATCGGCGCCGGCAGCAATATCCAGGAAGGCGCCGTGCTGCACACCGATCCCGGCTGTCCGCTTGTGCTTGGCGCCGGCGTGACCGTGGGGCACCAGGCCATGCTGCATGGCTGCACGGTGGGCGATGGCGCGCTGATCGGTATCCAGGCCGTGATCCTTAACAAGGCTTCGATTGGCGCGCAATCGCTGGTTGCCGCCGGCGCGCTGGTGACCGAAGGCAAGCAGTTCCCGCCGCGCTCGCTGATCCTGGGCTCGCCCGCCAAGGCCGTGCGCGAACTGACCGATGACGAAGTCAGGAACCTGCGTGCCAATGCGGAGGACTATGCCCGTCGCGCCGCGCATTACCGCACCGCGCTGGAAAAGATCGGCTAG
- a CDS encoding CaiB/BaiF CoA transferase family protein: MTQDNSNPLPLAGVRVVEFTHMVMGPTCGMILADLGAEVIKVEPPGGDKTRNLPGLGIGFFRAFNRNKKSVVLDITTAAGRAAAAELAGQSDILLENFRPGLMQKLGLDYATLSRVYPHLIYVSHKGFLPGPYEHRLALDEVVQMMGGLSYMTGPSGRPLRAGTSVNDIMGGMFGAIGVLAALRERDRTGRGQEIQSALFENCVFLASQHMQQYAMTGEPPPPMPSRVSAWSVYDVFTLAQDEQLFIGAVSDKQFVTLCHVLEHPELVDKPEYASNTSRVAVRPRLLEELGAILRHHRSEELAPKLEAAGIPYAPIVRPDQLLDDPHLLASGGLVPMQADDGSTTPTVLLPLLMGGRRPGVRSPLPRAGEHNEEILARLGKDRRASA; this comes from the coding sequence ATGACCCAAGACAACAGCAATCCCCTGCCGCTCGCCGGCGTGCGCGTGGTCGAATTCACGCACATGGTGATGGGCCCCACCTGCGGCATGATCCTGGCCGACCTTGGCGCCGAGGTGATCAAGGTCGAGCCGCCCGGCGGCGACAAGACGCGCAACCTGCCGGGCCTGGGCATCGGCTTCTTCCGCGCCTTTAACCGCAACAAGAAAAGCGTGGTGCTCGACATCACCACCGCCGCAGGCCGCGCCGCCGCGGCGGAACTGGCGGGCCAGAGCGACATCCTGCTGGAGAACTTCCGTCCCGGCCTGATGCAGAAGCTGGGGCTGGACTACGCCACGCTGTCGCGCGTCTACCCGCACCTGATCTACGTCTCGCACAAGGGCTTCCTGCCCGGTCCGTACGAGCACCGGCTGGCACTGGACGAAGTGGTGCAGATGATGGGCGGCCTGTCGTACATGACCGGCCCGAGCGGCCGGCCGCTGCGCGCCGGCACCTCGGTCAACGACATCATGGGCGGCATGTTCGGCGCCATCGGCGTGCTCGCCGCGCTGCGCGAGCGCGACCGCACCGGCCGCGGCCAGGAGATCCAGAGCGCGCTGTTCGAGAACTGCGTGTTCCTCGCCTCGCAGCATATGCAGCAGTACGCGATGACCGGCGAGCCGCCGCCGCCGATGCCGTCGCGCGTGTCGGCGTGGAGCGTCTATGACGTGTTCACGCTGGCGCAGGACGAGCAGCTCTTTATCGGCGCGGTCAGCGACAAGCAGTTCGTCACGCTGTGCCACGTGCTGGAACACCCGGAGCTGGTCGACAAGCCCGAGTACGCCAGCAACACCTCGCGCGTCGCCGTGCGCCCGCGACTGCTGGAAGAACTGGGCGCGATCCTGCGCCACCATCGATCCGAAGAACTTGCGCCGAAGCTCGAGGCCGCCGGCATTCCCTATGCGCCGATCGTGCGCCCCGACCAGCTGCTCGACGATCCGCACCTGCTCGCCAGCGGCGGACTGGTGCCGATGCAGGCGGACGACGGCTCGACCACGCCCACGGTGCTGCTGCCGCTGCTGATGGGCGGCCGCCGCCCCGGCGTGCGCAGCCCGCTGCCCCGTGCCGGCGAGCACAACGAAGAGATCCTGGCGCGGCTTGGCAAGGACCGCCGCGCAAGCGCCTGA
- a CDS encoding LysR family transcriptional regulator, protein MKTEIASELEFFVLIVRHGSLAAAARELDLTPPAATKRLALMESRLGVRLVNRTTRRVSLTNEGETYLAYAQRILADLREMESVVASSGAEPRGLLRVNATLGFGRTTIAPLVSEFAKRYTQVEVQLEVTDRPVDLVDSGVDLAIRFGTLPDNRLSARRIMSNRRFLCASPAYLDKFGAPQSLSELRNHRCILHRQNDEAHAIWRFERAGRHDSVKVAGALSSNDGDIVLGWALDGHGILIRSEWDLAKYLESGRLRVVLPQFKLPSADLFVYYPQRRNQTARARAFIDFLVETLQKPLEQKGSRR, encoded by the coding sequence GTGAAGACCGAGATCGCGTCCGAACTGGAATTCTTCGTGCTCATTGTCCGGCACGGCTCGCTGGCAGCAGCGGCGCGCGAACTGGACCTGACGCCGCCCGCAGCGACCAAGCGGCTGGCCCTGATGGAAAGCCGGCTGGGGGTACGGCTGGTGAATCGCACCACGCGGCGCGTCAGCCTGACCAACGAAGGCGAGACCTACCTGGCCTATGCCCAGCGGATCCTTGCGGACCTGCGCGAAATGGAAAGCGTTGTCGCGAGCAGCGGTGCCGAGCCGCGCGGACTGTTGCGCGTCAATGCCACGCTCGGTTTCGGACGGACCACCATTGCGCCGCTGGTGTCCGAGTTTGCGAAGCGCTATACCCAGGTGGAGGTGCAGCTCGAAGTGACGGATCGCCCTGTGGATCTGGTGGACAGTGGGGTCGACCTGGCGATCCGGTTCGGGACGCTACCGGATAATCGGCTGAGCGCCAGGCGGATTATGTCGAACCGTCGCTTTCTCTGCGCTTCGCCGGCCTACCTGGACAAATTCGGAGCACCGCAATCCCTATCCGAACTTCGTAACCATCGCTGCATCCTTCACAGACAGAACGACGAAGCCCACGCCATATGGCGCTTCGAGCGTGCCGGGCGTCACGACAGCGTGAAGGTTGCCGGGGCACTATCCAGCAACGACGGGGATATCGTCCTGGGCTGGGCGCTCGATGGGCACGGCATCCTGATCCGTTCCGAATGGGATCTGGCAAAGTACCTGGAAAGCGGTCGCTTGCGAGTCGTGTTGCCGCAGTTCAAGCTGCCTTCCGCTGATCTCTTTGTCTATTACCCGCAGCGCCGCAACCAGACCGCGCGGGCGCGTGCCTTCATTGATTTCCTGGTAGAGACGTTGCAGAAGCCGCTTGAACAGAAGGGGTCGCGGCGGTAG
- a CDS encoding SDR family NAD(P)-dependent oxidoreductase, which produces MNFHGKNVLVTGASGNLGRAVAHAFAQAGARVVLLDRHAAPLPEGGSGHLALQADLLDADSLGRAIDQAVQACGRIDVVCNLAGGFAMGTGIHETSAADWNRLFDMNVGTVLNMARAVVPHMLAAGGGAIVNVGANSAARGLAQMGAYCASKDALARVTESMSAELRDQGIRVNAVLPSILDTPENRQAMPDADSSRWVALDALADVILFLASDAARAVQGALVPVVNRA; this is translated from the coding sequence ATGAACTTCCACGGCAAGAACGTACTGGTCACCGGCGCCAGCGGCAATCTCGGGCGCGCGGTCGCGCACGCCTTCGCACAGGCGGGCGCGCGCGTGGTGCTGCTGGACCGCCACGCCGCACCGTTGCCCGAGGGCGGCAGCGGCCACCTGGCGCTGCAGGCCGACCTGCTCGATGCCGACAGCCTCGGCCGTGCGATCGATCAGGCCGTGCAGGCGTGCGGGCGCATCGACGTGGTGTGCAACCTGGCGGGCGGCTTCGCCATGGGCACGGGCATCCACGAGACCAGCGCGGCCGACTGGAACCGGCTGTTCGACATGAACGTGGGCACGGTGCTGAACATGGCGCGCGCAGTGGTGCCGCACATGCTGGCCGCGGGTGGCGGCGCCATCGTCAACGTGGGCGCCAATTCGGCGGCGCGCGGGCTGGCGCAGATGGGCGCCTACTGCGCGTCGAAGGACGCGCTGGCGCGGGTCACCGAGTCGATGTCGGCCGAGCTGCGCGACCAGGGCATCCGCGTCAACGCGGTGCTGCCCAGCATCCTCGACACGCCCGAGAACCGCCAGGCCATGCCCGATGCCGACAGCTCGCGCTGGGTCGCGCTGGACGCGCTGGCCGACGTGATCCTGTTCCTTGCCTCCGACGCCGCCCGCGCGGTGCAGGGAGCGCTGGTGCCGGTGGTCAACCGCGCCTGA
- a CDS encoding mandelate racemase/muconate lactonizing enzyme family protein, giving the protein MRIVAIREKTFPISSPIRNAYIDFSKMTLSLVAVITDVIRDGKPVVGYGFNSNGRYGQGTLMRERFIPRILEADPESLLDATGNNLDPHKIWDTMFTNEKPGGHGERSVAIGTIDMAVWDAVAKIEGKPLFQLLADRYGNGQPDRKVFVYAAGGYYYPGQDHGKLKDEMRSYIDRGYTVVKKKIGGASLDEDLRRIDSILSVLQDGQKLAVDANGRFDLDTAIRYAKALSQYDLFWYEEPGDPLDFELQATLRNYYDKPMATGEDLFSMQDARNLIRYGGMRPDRDYLQFDCALSYGLVEYLRTLEMLRQHGWSASRCIPHGGHQMSLNIAAGLGLGGNESYPDLFQPFGGFPDGVKVDKGYLTMPDLPGIGFEGKSDLYSVMQQLSA; this is encoded by the coding sequence GTGAGAATCGTAGCCATCCGCGAAAAGACCTTCCCCATCAGCTCGCCCATCCGCAACGCCTACATCGATTTCAGCAAGATGACGCTGAGCCTGGTCGCGGTGATCACCGACGTGATCCGCGACGGCAAGCCCGTGGTCGGCTATGGCTTCAATTCCAACGGCCGCTATGGCCAGGGAACCCTGATGCGTGAGCGCTTCATTCCACGCATTCTGGAAGCCGACCCGGAGTCACTGCTCGATGCCACCGGCAACAACCTGGATCCGCACAAGATCTGGGACACCATGTTCACGAACGAGAAACCTGGCGGCCATGGCGAACGTTCGGTGGCCATCGGCACCATCGACATGGCGGTCTGGGATGCGGTGGCCAAGATCGAAGGCAAGCCGCTGTTCCAGTTGCTGGCCGACCGCTACGGCAACGGGCAGCCCGACCGCAAGGTATTCGTCTACGCTGCCGGCGGCTACTACTACCCCGGCCAGGACCACGGCAAGCTGAAGGACGAAATGCGCAGCTACATCGACCGCGGCTACACCGTGGTCAAGAAGAAGATCGGCGGCGCTTCGCTCGACGAGGACCTGCGCCGCATCGACTCGATCCTGAGCGTGCTGCAGGATGGCCAGAAGCTTGCCGTCGACGCCAACGGGCGCTTCGACCTCGACACCGCCATCCGGTACGCCAAGGCGCTGTCCCAGTACGACCTGTTCTGGTACGAGGAACCGGGCGATCCGCTCGACTTCGAGCTGCAGGCCACGCTGCGCAACTACTACGACAAGCCGATGGCGACCGGCGAAGACCTGTTCTCGATGCAGGACGCGCGCAACCTGATTCGCTACGGCGGCATGCGCCCGGATCGCGACTACCTGCAATTCGACTGCGCCCTCAGCTATGGCCTGGTCGAGTACCTGCGCACGCTGGAGATGCTCAGGCAGCATGGCTGGTCCGCCAGCCGCTGCATTCCGCACGGCGGTCACCAGATGTCGCTGAACATTGCCGCCGGGCTGGGCCTGGGCGGCAACGAAAGCTACCCCGACCTGTTCCAGCCGTTCGGCGGCTTCCCCGATGGCGTCAAGGTCGACAAGGGCTACCTGACCATGCCGGACCTGCCCGGTATTGGCTTCGAAGGCAAGTCAGACCTGTACAGCGTGATGCAGCAACTGTCGGCCTGA
- a CDS encoding DJ-1/PfpI family protein, with protein sequence MKILMVLTSHDQLGNTGKKTGFWLEEFAAPYYVFKDAGADITLASPKGGQPPIDPKSDDPDAQTDATRRFRADSAAQQALAGTLTLDQVKADDFDAVFYPGGHGPLWDLAEDKRSIALIERFDRLGKPVGAVCHAPGVLRHVKGADGQPLVRGKEVTGFTNSEEEAVQLTAVVPFLVEDALKANGGRFTRGDDWASHVAVAGKLVTGQNPASSEAGAQAVLGLLK encoded by the coding sequence ATGAAGATCCTGATGGTGCTGACCTCGCACGACCAGCTCGGCAATACGGGCAAGAAGACCGGCTTCTGGCTGGAGGAATTCGCCGCGCCCTACTACGTCTTCAAGGACGCCGGCGCCGACATCACGCTGGCCTCGCCCAAGGGCGGCCAGCCGCCGATCGACCCCAAGAGCGACGACCCGGATGCGCAGACCGATGCAACGCGGCGCTTTCGCGCCGACAGCGCCGCGCAGCAGGCACTGGCTGGCACGCTGACGCTGGACCAGGTGAAGGCCGACGACTTCGACGCGGTGTTCTATCCCGGCGGCCATGGCCCGCTGTGGGACCTGGCGGAAGACAAGCGTTCGATTGCGCTGATCGAGCGGTTCGACCGGCTGGGCAAGCCGGTGGGGGCGGTGTGCCATGCGCCGGGCGTGCTGCGGCATGTGAAGGGCGCGGACGGCCAGCCGCTGGTGCGGGGCAAGGAAGTCACGGGCTTTACCAACAGCGAGGAAGAGGCGGTGCAGCTGACCGCGGTGGTGCCGTTCCTGGTGGAGGATGCGCTGAAGGCCAACGGCGGGCGGTTTACGCGTGGGGATGACTGGGCCAGCCACGTGGCGGTGGCGGGCAAGCTGGTGACGGGGCAGAATCCGGCGTCGTCGGAGGCGGGGGCGCAGGCGGTGTTGGGGTTGTTGAAGTAA